Sequence from the Desulfobacterales bacterium genome:
CAAATTCAAAATAGAACAGTACTCGCTCCTTTAGCGGGTTTTACCTTTTTACCCTTTAGAATTCTTGCAAAAAAAGGAGGCTGCGGATTAGTTTACAGTGAAATGGTAAGCGCTAATGGGCTTAAGCATAATTCTAAAAAAACTGAAGAAATGCTTCAAACGGTTTCATTTGAAAAACCTTTAGCAGTTCAAATTTTTGGCTCTAACCCTTCTATTATGGCGGAAGCTGCGAGCTTTATAGAAAATAAAGGGATTGATATAATTGATATCAATTTTGGATGCTCTGTCAAAAAAGTAGTAAAAAACGGAGCTGGAGCAGCTCTCATGAAAGACTTACATAAAGCTGAATCCATTTTAAAGGAGGTTAGAAAAGCTATAAATATTCCTTTAACTATTAAAATTCGAACAGGTTGGAATATAGGTGGAAATGAATCCTTTGAACTTGCTAAAATCGCTGAAGACTGTGGGGTTGATGCAATAGCAATACATCCAAGAGCTGCAGTTCAAGGTTTTAGAGGTAACGCTGATTGGTCAATCATAAAAAAAATTAAAGAAATGATTTCAATAACCGTGATTGGAAATGGAGACATTCTAACAGCTTATGATGCTTTAAAAATGATAAACTTTACAGGCTGCGATGCTGTTATGGTAGGAAGAGTTGCGATTAGTGACCCTTATATTTTTGCAAAGATAAATTCAGTTTTAGAAGGAAAAGAGCCTGATAATATAGAGATTATATCCCAATTTGAAGTTATTAATGATTATATCGACAATTGCTATGAATTTTTTGGAGAAAAACGAACAACTTTTTTACTTAAAGGCAAAGTTGGCTTTTTTGTAAGGGGTTTTCCATTTAGTAGTCAGTTTAGAGAATCTATAACAAAAATAAATTCTATTTCTCAGGCTAAGGAAATCATAAAAAAATATGAGTTGCAATTATTAGAAACGATTCAAACCGTTGATTAAAAAAAAGCAGTCATTTCAAACTTAGTTGAAATGACCGCTTTATATATTCTAAAAACAAGATATACTAAAACAGCTAAAACATCAATACTCAATAATTTTAGCCTTAGTCATATTTCGATTATTTAATTATATTCCAAATAAAGAATATATAGCATTGTCTACGGGCGTAACTATTGGTTAGGGGATAATTAAATATCAAATAACGAATCGAAACGTCCATTGACGTATGCTATTCTTAAATGAAGTAAATTGTTAAATCCATCAACGCTCCATCTCATACCAACTCCT
This genomic interval carries:
- the dusB gene encoding tRNA dihydrouridine synthase DusB: MQSFKIRNIQIQNRTVLAPLAGFTFLPFRILAKKGGCGLVYSEMVSANGLKHNSKKTEEMLQTVSFEKPLAVQIFGSNPSIMAEAASFIENKGIDIIDINFGCSVKKVVKNGAGAALMKDLHKAESILKEVRKAINIPLTIKIRTGWNIGGNESFELAKIAEDCGVDAIAIHPRAAVQGFRGNADWSIIKKIKEMISITVIGNGDILTAYDALKMINFTGCDAVMVGRVAISDPYIFAKINSVLEGKEPDNIEIISQFEVINDYIDNCYEFFGEKRTTFLLKGKVGFFVRGFPFSSQFRESITKINSISQAKEIIKKYELQLLETIQTVD